Proteins co-encoded in one Balneolaceae bacterium genomic window:
- a CDS encoding phosphoribosylanthranilate isomerase, with translation MTAESINKRTKVKVCGITTLEDARFAAGALADYLGFIFYDKSPRYIEPAKAGAIINWIEGPEKVGVFVNQALDDVNDIATQTGIDLVQLHGDESPGYCDMINFPVIKVFHITSETNADELASDIEVYKNSADYFLFDTKIDGLYGGTGKTFDWKLLENLSMGKSFFLSGGLNAQNVSEAIDKVSPDVVDLSSGLEESPGLKDFDKIEEFFDVMRSL, from the coding sequence ATGACAGCAGAAAGCATTAATAAAAGAACAAAGGTAAAAGTTTGTGGGATCACCACATTAGAGGATGCTCGTTTTGCAGCTGGTGCGCTGGCCGATTACCTTGGATTTATTTTTTACGACAAAAGTCCGCGATACATTGAACCGGCAAAAGCGGGAGCGATCATCAATTGGATTGAAGGCCCGGAGAAAGTAGGTGTTTTTGTGAATCAGGCTCTTGATGATGTAAATGATATTGCCACTCAAACAGGAATTGACCTGGTTCAACTTCATGGGGATGAATCGCCCGGATATTGTGATATGATCAATTTTCCGGTTATAAAAGTGTTTCACATCACCTCAGAAACAAATGCGGATGAACTCGCTTCAGACATAGAAGTCTATAAAAATTCAGCCGATTATTTTCTTTTTGATACTAAAATTGACGGACTCTACGGAGGAACGGGTAAAACATTTGATTGGAAGCTTTTAGAAAATCTGTCGATGGGAAAATCGTTTTTTCTGTCGGGCGGATTGAATGCTCAGAATGTGAGTGAAGCAATCGATAAAGTATCCCCGGATGTAGTGGATCTGTCCAGCGGATTGGAAGAGTCCCCGGGATTGAAGGATTTTGATAAGATTGAAGAGTTTTTTGATGTGATGAGGAGTTTGTGA
- the trpA gene encoding tryptophan synthase subunit alpha, whose product MIKEKTRIQTLFENKGDSEKVMSLFISAGYPDLDSTVDLILGFEKNGADLIELGMPFSDPLADGPTIQYASNTAIKNGITMDKIFGMVREIRKSSEIPLILMGYINPILKYGVDRFCEQAEKNGVDGLIIPDAPVEESSIISKKAEQHNLNLIFLVAPNSSNERMQVVDQHSNGFVYCVSVTGVTGARQGDEVAKSVEKFIHRVKTNVTKNPKLVGFGIKSYEDAQIISKEVDGFIVGSALIDTIKKVYPEEGWKDNVFSFVRRLKYGKTESQKERSL is encoded by the coding sequence ATGATTAAAGAAAAAACACGAATTCAGACGCTATTTGAAAATAAAGGTGACTCGGAAAAAGTAATGTCGCTTTTTATCTCGGCCGGGTATCCTGACCTCGATTCAACAGTTGATTTAATCCTTGGATTTGAAAAGAATGGCGCCGATCTCATTGAATTGGGTATGCCTTTTAGTGATCCGCTGGCTGATGGGCCCACCATTCAATACGCAAGCAACACCGCCATCAAAAATGGTATTACTATGGACAAGATTTTTGGGATGGTTCGTGAAATCCGAAAATCATCCGAAATTCCATTAATTCTGATGGGTTATATCAACCCTATTCTAAAATATGGGGTGGATCGGTTTTGTGAACAGGCTGAGAAAAATGGTGTGGACGGGCTGATCATTCCGGATGCTCCGGTTGAAGAATCATCCATTATTTCCAAAAAGGCCGAACAACACAATTTGAATCTGATATTTCTTGTCGCTCCAAACTCTTCGAATGAAAGAATGCAAGTTGTAGATCAACACAGTAATGGATTTGTCTATTGTGTATCAGTTACCGGTGTAACCGGAGCCCGGCAAGGTGATGAAGTGGCAAAATCGGTGGAAAAATTTATCCATCGTGTAAAAACTAATGTCACAAAGAATCCTAAACTTGTTGGGTTTGGAATTAAAAGTTATGAGGATGCTCAGATAATATCGAAAGAGGTAGATGGTTTCATTGTAGGAAGTGCTCTCATTGATACAATTAAAAAAGTATACCCGGAAGAGGGTTGGAAGGATAACGTTTTTAGTTTTGTTAGAAGATTGAAATACGGGAAAACAGAATCCCAAAAAGAAAGATCACTATGA
- the trpB gene encoding tryptophan synthase subunit beta → MKYTAPTKTGYFGEYGGKFVPEILIPVLEELEVAYEEALNDPLFQKEYYDLLREYVGRPTKLTFANRLTEHYGKAKIYLKREDLCHTGAHKINNAIGQLLLARKMGKTRIIAETGAGQHGVATATACAKFGFDCVIYMGAEDMERQKLNVDRMELLGAEVREVTSGSQTLKDATNEAIRDWVTNVDDTFYIIGSVVGPHPYPMMTRNFHRVIGEETKDQLKKAEGRLPNYLVACVGGGSNAIGFFYPFIEDEDVKMIGIEAAGLGADTDQTAATLTKGTRGVLHGSLSYLLQSDEGQIQLAHSISAGLDYPGIGPEHSYLHDTKRVHYYGVTDNDAMEAVKLLSEKEGIIPAIETAHALAYLDTLMPVTQEDDIVVVNCSGRGDKDMGTISEWFSD, encoded by the coding sequence ATGAAATACACAGCACCAACAAAAACAGGATATTTTGGCGAATACGGCGGGAAGTTTGTTCCTGAAATATTGATACCCGTACTTGAGGAGTTGGAGGTTGCTTACGAGGAAGCATTAAATGATCCGCTTTTCCAGAAGGAATATTACGATCTTCTTCGAGAATATGTTGGGCGGCCGACTAAACTAACTTTCGCAAACCGCTTGACTGAACATTATGGAAAGGCAAAAATCTATCTTAAAAGAGAGGATCTATGCCATACCGGTGCTCATAAAATAAATAATGCAATCGGACAGCTCTTGCTTGCCCGGAAAATGGGAAAAACCCGAATCATTGCCGAAACCGGAGCGGGTCAACATGGCGTGGCGACTGCTACTGCCTGTGCCAAATTTGGATTCGATTGTGTGATCTACATGGGCGCCGAAGATATGGAGCGACAGAAATTGAATGTAGACCGTATGGAGCTTTTGGGTGCGGAAGTTCGAGAAGTAACAAGTGGTTCTCAGACGTTGAAAGATGCCACTAACGAAGCTATTCGCGATTGGGTAACCAATGTTGATGATACATTTTATATCATCGGCTCGGTAGTGGGACCGCATCCTTACCCGATGATGACACGGAATTTTCATCGGGTGATTGGAGAGGAGACCAAAGATCAGCTTAAAAAAGCGGAAGGGCGATTGCCGAATTATCTCGTGGCATGTGTTGGAGGCGGAAGCAATGCTATTGGATTCTTCTATCCCTTTATTGAGGATGAAGATGTGAAAATGATAGGTATTGAAGCTGCCGGTCTTGGAGCAGATACCGATCAAACCGCAGCCACTTTAACGAAAGGCACCCGGGGAGTTTTGCACGGTTCACTCAGTTATCTTCTGCAAAGTGATGAGGGACAAATTCAACTGGCTCATTCCATAAGTGCTGGCCTGGATTATCCCGGAATTGGTCCCGAACATTCCTATCTTCACGACACTAAACGAGTTCATTACTATGGTGTGACCGATAATGATGCAATGGAAGCTGTAAAGCTTTTGTCGGAGAAAGAGGGGATTATACCAGCGATTGAAACTGCACACGCCCTGGCATATCTGGATACATTAATGCCGGTAACCCAGGAAGATGATATTGTAGTTGTTAACTGTTCAGGCCGTGGTGACAAAGATATGGGAACAATTTCTGAGTGGTTTTCGGATTAA
- a CDS encoding methyltransferase domain-containing protein — protein MADLKKNIRNNFSSAVHYYHEHADLQKNIADRLAKALEPWQYSVPEGPILEIGAGTGYFTKYLYEMFSDRELMITDLSKEMIEYCKEQFSETGSISFQTLDAEQAEFEESIYALIAGNYVSQWFKHPAQTLSNIASSLKPGGIILISFPASESFSNWRQYCLDLGIPYTGNTLPDLEKVVIDLSMGPFQVDYYEDDMVERFDNVYDFFRHLKQLGTSTNMNHKTLSLKQLKLLNDYWLEQEKGGIKVQYHTAFIAAKRDLES, from the coding sequence TTGGCTGATTTGAAAAAGAATATCAGAAATAATTTTTCCAGTGCAGTTCACTATTACCATGAGCATGCAGATCTCCAAAAAAATATTGCGGATCGGCTTGCAAAGGCACTGGAACCGTGGCAGTATTCTGTTCCCGAGGGACCCATTCTGGAAATTGGTGCGGGAACCGGCTATTTCACGAAATATCTTTATGAAATGTTTAGTGATAGAGAGTTAATGATTACGGATCTGTCGAAAGAAATGATTGAATATTGCAAAGAACAATTTTCAGAGACAGGTTCTATATCATTTCAAACATTGGATGCCGAACAGGCAGAATTTGAGGAGTCAATATATGCTCTGATAGCTGGAAATTATGTTTCACAATGGTTTAAACATCCTGCACAAACTTTATCAAATATTGCCTCTTCGTTGAAACCGGGTGGAATAATTCTGATCTCCTTTCCGGCAAGTGAATCATTTTCAAACTGGCGACAATATTGTCTTGATCTTGGAATTCCATACACGGGGAATACACTTCCGGATCTTGAAAAAGTGGTAATAGATCTCTCAATGGGGCCTTTCCAGGTAGATTATTACGAAGATGATATGGTTGAAAGATTCGACAATGTTTATGATTTTTTTCGACATTTAAAACAACTGGGTACATCAACAAACATGAATCATAAAACACTTTCACTGAAACAATTAAAACTGTTGAATGATTACTGGCTGGAGCAGGAAAAAGGAGGAATTAAGGTCCAGTATCACACGGCTTTTATTGCGGCAAAACGAGATTTAGAATCATGA
- a CDS encoding alpha/beta hydrolase yields the protein MSDKKYQVIAYHGWGFDPSIWQPLQEKMTPSAHFQAADRGYFSGSMLPSWDESLNSEKLLLVHSYGLHWCDSEVLQKADHLVIISGFLKFHPESGKEYKRSKFALRKMQSQFVDSPRKVLQKFYERVFYPQEPELDLPKNLQHDLLLSDLGDLDHDNRQNADIFDTNSITIIHGSEDKIVNNELARYMFSKLRLRSQYFEIKKAGHGVPYTHSSKIFEILNSLLKFN from the coding sequence ATGAGTGATAAGAAGTACCAGGTAATCGCATATCATGGCTGGGGATTTGACCCATCTATTTGGCAGCCACTGCAAGAAAAAATGACTCCATCGGCTCATTTCCAGGCAGCTGACAGAGGCTACTTCTCCGGTTCAATGTTACCTTCCTGGGATGAATCTTTGAACTCAGAAAAACTGTTGTTGGTCCATTCATACGGACTCCACTGGTGTGATTCCGAAGTACTTCAAAAAGCTGATCATCTTGTAATTATCAGTGGATTTCTAAAATTTCATCCTGAATCAGGAAAAGAGTACAAGAGATCCAAATTTGCACTCAGGAAGATGCAATCGCAATTTGTAGACTCACCAAGAAAAGTACTTCAGAAGTTTTATGAGCGCGTCTTTTATCCTCAGGAACCCGAACTTGATCTGCCCAAGAATTTACAACACGACCTCTTACTTTCCGATCTTGGTGACCTGGATCATGATAATCGACAGAATGCAGATATCTTTGATACAAATTCCATTACAATTATCCATGGGAGTGAGGATAAAATTGTTAATAATGAATTGGCCCGGTATATGTTTTCAAAGCTCCGTTTGAGGAGTCAATATTTTGAGATAAAAAAAGCGGGGCACGGTGTTCCATATACTCACAGTTCAAAAATATTTGAGATATTAAACTCTCTGCTAAAATTTAATTAA
- a CDS encoding DUF4837 family protein, with product MNRFLLILTIIGIAFISACEGDYRSRSVGAVDEVYVVMDSTDWNSESALAIEETFGKGIETLPSFEATYDLTFREFNTNDELDNIQNLKNIILAAPIDAENNVGRLIRALLSDEVEERVREGESFAFPLKDQWVRDQWVLILTSTTDSTLSQKIRNSENSLVSHLMEREFERREYEIYRRGEQTAISDSLWNEHGWKVRMQHDYIQTVDTSNVVVFRRSLPENDRWMMAWWQNDVEGIGFIDREWINATRDSLLQKYIQGSREGSYVTTEYRSPRKVITNQMNREDRIIGYETLGTWRMTNDFMGGPFVNFTYYDPKTERLFMIEYGQFAPSVRKRRFVRQFRTMGRTFESDSTWNSDSESITNLMREE from the coding sequence ATGAATAGGTTTTTATTGATTTTAACGATAATTGGAATTGCTTTCATTTCAGCCTGCGAAGGAGATTACAGGTCACGATCAGTTGGCGCAGTTGACGAAGTGTATGTTGTAATGGATTCAACGGATTGGAATAGTGAATCGGCACTGGCTATTGAGGAAACGTTTGGTAAGGGCATTGAAACACTTCCAAGCTTTGAAGCTACCTATGATCTGACTTTTCGTGAATTTAATACAAATGATGAGTTAGACAATATCCAAAACTTAAAAAATATTATACTTGCTGCTCCCATTGATGCCGAAAATAATGTTGGCAGATTGATCCGGGCTCTATTGAGCGACGAAGTTGAAGAACGGGTACGAGAGGGCGAGAGTTTTGCTTTTCCACTTAAAGATCAGTGGGTGCGAGACCAATGGGTGTTAATCTTAACCTCTACTACAGATTCTACCTTATCGCAAAAAATTCGAAACTCCGAGAATTCTCTCGTAAGTCATTTGATGGAAAGAGAATTTGAGCGCCGTGAATATGAAATTTACAGACGGGGCGAACAGACCGCGATATCTGATTCGCTTTGGAATGAGCACGGTTGGAAAGTGAGAATGCAGCATGATTATATTCAGACAGTAGATACCTCAAATGTAGTTGTGTTTAGACGGTCTCTTCCCGAAAATGACCGCTGGATGATGGCGTGGTGGCAAAACGATGTAGAAGGAATCGGCTTTATTGATAGAGAATGGATAAATGCCACGCGCGATTCACTGCTTCAAAAATATATCCAGGGAAGCAGGGAGGGATCGTACGTAACAACTGAGTACAGAAGTCCAAGAAAGGTTATTACCAATCAAATGAACCGGGAGGATCGTATCATCGGGTATGAAACACTTGGTACCTGGAGAATGACCAACGATTTTATGGGTGGGCCGTTTGTGAATTTTACTTACTATGATCCGAAAACGGAACGCCTCTTTATGATCGAGTATGGACAATTTGCCCCAAGTGTACGTAAGCGCAGATTCGTTCGGCAATTTCGGACAATGGGCCGTACGTTTGAATCCGATTCAACCTGGAATAGCGATTCAGAATCCATAACAAACCTGATGCGTGAAGAATAG
- a CDS encoding DUF1080 domain-containing protein → MKNIIILTVIAMVVPVSAGIISTDQYQRTQSGWVQLFNGEDLSGWYTYQREPEPTSEVEGIPKDEEGNYLEPIGLNNDPLNVFTVTQEDGQPAIRISGETFGILVTDQEYENYHLRLQFKWGNKKYPPRENLPMDSGILYHSIGEEGSWGGVWMQSLECQVMVGNSGDFIAVDTTSVRIPAQKSGDEFIYNDNSSRQLFDVENAVCNHSEDFEKPVGEWNTMEIYTFDGNSVHVVNGKVNMRTYNSQYLKNGKNYPLKKGKIQLQSEGAEIFYRNIEIKSIDGIPDEIM, encoded by the coding sequence ATGAAAAATATTATAATTTTAACTGTCATTGCTATGGTTGTACCGGTATCAGCCGGTATCATTTCAACAGATCAATACCAACGTACTCAGTCCGGTTGGGTTCAACTATTCAACGGTGAAGATCTCTCCGGTTGGTACACTTATCAAAGAGAACCCGAACCTACCTCAGAAGTTGAAGGAATTCCAAAAGATGAAGAGGGGAACTACCTGGAACCGATTGGCTTGAATAATGATCCGCTTAATGTTTTTACTGTAACCCAAGAGGATGGTCAGCCTGCAATAAGAATTTCCGGTGAAACTTTTGGGATTTTAGTTACCGATCAAGAATATGAAAACTATCATTTAAGATTACAGTTTAAGTGGGGGAATAAGAAATATCCTCCGAGAGAGAATCTGCCAATGGACAGCGGAATATTGTACCATTCAATTGGAGAAGAAGGTTCCTGGGGTGGTGTTTGGATGCAGTCACTTGAATGCCAGGTAATGGTTGGAAACAGTGGTGATTTTATTGCGGTAGATACGACAAGTGTAAGAATTCCAGCTCAAAAGAGTGGCGATGAGTTTATCTATAATGATAATTCCAGCCGCCAGTTATTTGATGTTGAAAATGCCGTTTGTAATCACAGTGAAGATTTTGAGAAACCTGTTGGGGAATGGAATACAATGGAAATATATACGTTTGATGGCAATAGTGTTCATGTTGTTAACGGGAAAGTGAACATGCGCACCTATAATTCGCAATACCTTAAAAACGGCAAAAATTATCCTTTAAAAAAAGGAAAAATTCAACTTCAATCGGAAGGTGCCGAAATCTTTTATCGAAATATTGAGATAAAATCTATTGATGGAATTCCGGATGAAATAATGTAA
- the bioD gene encoding dethiobiotin synthase encodes MTYPKKLFVTGTDTDIGKTVVSSILVSGLKAGYWKPIQAGRDPITDTEFLKKSTGLPDDHFYEESFNLTEPMSPHAAAEIDGVTIRFDEIPEPKTHQEHLIIEGAGGLIVPINDHQYVIDLIAHFGYPALLVAKSGLGTLNHTLLSLEAMRNRNIPVFGVVLVGERHNSNEEAIITYGKVERLFRLPLLPDLTPTTIHEAFHSSLKKPIYTES; translated from the coding sequence ATGACCTATCCCAAAAAACTATTTGTTACCGGCACCGACACAGACATCGGGAAAACTGTGGTAAGTTCTATACTTGTCTCCGGATTAAAAGCGGGGTACTGGAAACCGATCCAGGCGGGTCGCGATCCCATAACAGATACAGAGTTTCTAAAGAAAAGTACCGGTCTTCCTGATGATCATTTTTACGAAGAGAGTTTTAATTTGACGGAACCGATGAGCCCTCATGCTGCAGCTGAGATCGATGGTGTTACCATTCGGTTTGATGAGATTCCGGAACCAAAAACTCATCAGGAACATCTAATTATTGAAGGAGCCGGTGGACTGATTGTACCGATTAACGATCATCAATACGTGATTGACCTGATTGCCCATTTTGGATATCCGGCATTACTGGTGGCTAAGTCGGGTTTGGGAACGCTCAATCACACCCTGCTCAGTCTCGAAGCGATGCGGAACAGGAATATCCCGGTATTTGGTGTGGTCTTAGTGGGCGAGAGGCACAATTCAAACGAAGAGGCGATTATTACATATGGAAAAGTTGAGCGCCTTTTCAGACTCCCTCTTTTACCAGATCTGACTCCAACAACCATACATGAAGCCTTCCACTCTTCTTTAAAAAAACCGATCTATACAGAAAGTTAA
- the trpC gene encoding indole-3-glycerol phosphate synthase TrpC, with protein MADILEKIARQTLEDIKKRKREISFRDLESLKGYEKNRLDFAGALKSDSVSIIAEVKKASPSKGVIRDDFDPLKIADAYIENGASAISVLTDEPFFQGSLKYLEQISDISPIPLLRKDFVIEPYQVKEAKAYGADAVLLIVTMYEGSQLLELLAAANEFGIQALVECYEKEEVESLDWNEIQILGVNNRDLKKFEVDLHRGIELLEMARDDVVTVSESGIHKPQDLMKLYEHKIHSALVGEHFMRQPDIGDGLKRFIEEFEELKNLQASVTRQQSGESP; from the coding sequence ATGGCAGATATTCTTGAAAAAATAGCCCGTCAAACTCTGGAAGATATCAAAAAAAGAAAACGGGAGATCTCCTTTCGGGATCTGGAATCTCTGAAAGGTTATGAAAAAAACAGACTCGATTTTGCCGGTGCTTTGAAATCGGACTCTGTCTCCATTATTGCAGAAGTGAAGAAGGCATCACCATCCAAAGGAGTGATACGGGATGATTTTGATCCGTTGAAAATAGCCGATGCATACATCGAAAATGGAGCTTCAGCAATATCTGTTTTGACCGATGAACCGTTTTTCCAGGGATCGCTCAAATATCTTGAACAAATATCAGATATTTCTCCTATTCCATTGTTGCGCAAAGATTTTGTGATTGAACCATATCAAGTAAAAGAAGCAAAAGCTTATGGAGCTGACGCAGTACTTTTGATCGTAACAATGTACGAAGGAAGTCAGTTGTTGGAACTTCTTGCCGCCGCAAATGAGTTTGGAATTCAGGCGTTAGTTGAGTGTTACGAGAAAGAAGAGGTTGAAAGTTTAGATTGGAATGAGATCCAAATATTGGGAGTCAATAATCGTGATTTGAAGAAGTTTGAAGTGGATCTTCATCGGGGAATAGAACTGTTGGAGATGGCGCGTGATGATGTAGTCACTGTTTCGGAAAGTGGTATTCACAAACCACAGGATTTGATGAAACTGTATGAGCATAAGATTCATTCTGCTCTTGTGGGTGAACATTTTATGAGACAGCCTGATATTGGAGATGGTCTGAAACGTTTTATTGAGGAATTTGAAGAATTGAAAAACCTTCAAGCGTCTGTAACCCGACAGCAATCGGGTGAAAGTCCTTGA
- a CDS encoding four helix bundle protein: MKSEIRSFEDLKVWQLGREIRNEIFERVKSFPKVELYRLTDQMIRSSRSITDQIAEGYGRFHYQENIQYCRQARGSAYELKNQLITALDCKYISKEEFQAYNKNIVRCIKMINGYINYLRRAKKDLGNSVKEDGIPYHIDIFKKPNNE, encoded by the coding sequence ATGAAATCAGAGATTCGATCATTTGAAGACCTAAAGGTATGGCAACTCGGTAGAGAGATTAGAAACGAGATTTTTGAACGAGTTAAAAGCTTCCCAAAAGTTGAGTTATACAGACTTACAGATCAAATGATTAGATCATCACGATCAATTACAGATCAAATTGCAGAAGGATATGGTCGATTTCACTATCAGGAAAATATTCAGTACTGCAGACAGGCCAGAGGTTCTGCCTACGAATTAAAAAATCAACTCATTACCGCACTTGATTGTAAATATATTTCTAAGGAGGAATTTCAGGCTTATAATAAAAACATTGTAAGATGCATTAAAATGATAAATGGCTATATAAACTATTTAAGGAGAGCTAAAAAAGATTTAGGAAATTCCGTCAAAGAAGATGGAATCCCCTATCACATTGATATTTTTAAAAAGCCGAATAACGAATAA
- a CDS encoding 8-amino-7-oxononanoate synthase, with product MKNSGSTHEKLQKKLEKRQSEHRYRSLNKIDSVYTSRLLKMDGEEYLNFCSNDYLNLSNHPALKNKSIEYAERFGVGSSSSRLITGTLAIHRNLEERLASLYQKDDALLFSTGFQANSTILPAITDKNDVIITDQLCHNSILTGCLASKADFYRFRHNDMDHLETFLKRKSNGKSSEVWIVTESLFSMDGDRAPLDKIIQLSRKYGAKLYVDDAHAFGVYGENGLGFGEDYKEIDLLIGTFGKAAGSFGAFVASSKIITEALINYCSGFIYSTAPPPSIVGSIEAALDLIPDMEKERRYLHELSKFFHQKLKENSFETSENPSHILPIIEGEDKAVLKKSDELKAAGMIVTAIRPPTVPENRSRFRISLTTAHRKEDCNKLLELLSNS from the coding sequence GTGAAGAATAGCGGATCTACTCACGAAAAGCTGCAAAAAAAACTTGAGAAGAGGCAATCAGAGCATCGCTACAGGTCTCTAAACAAAATCGATTCGGTTTATACATCCCGTTTACTCAAGATGGATGGAGAAGAGTACCTGAACTTCTGCAGTAATGATTATCTGAATCTCTCTAATCATCCCGCCCTGAAGAATAAAAGCATTGAATATGCAGAGCGGTTTGGTGTGGGCTCATCTTCTTCAAGGCTGATAACAGGTACGCTTGCTATCCACAGAAATTTAGAAGAGAGACTGGCTTCACTTTATCAAAAAGATGATGCGCTTTTGTTTAGTACCGGGTTCCAGGCAAACAGCACAATTCTTCCTGCAATAACGGATAAAAATGATGTGATCATAACGGATCAGCTATGCCACAACAGTATTTTAACTGGTTGCCTGGCATCAAAAGCCGATTTTTATCGGTTCAGGCATAATGACATGGATCATCTTGAAACTTTTTTAAAACGAAAATCCAATGGTAAATCTTCAGAAGTTTGGATTGTAACCGAGTCACTTTTTAGTATGGATGGAGATCGGGCGCCATTGGATAAAATTATTCAATTATCCAGGAAGTATGGAGCGAAACTCTATGTAGATGATGCACATGCGTTTGGAGTTTATGGAGAAAATGGATTGGGTTTTGGTGAAGACTATAAGGAGATCGATCTGCTAATCGGAACGTTTGGTAAAGCTGCAGGATCGTTTGGAGCTTTTGTAGCTTCATCCAAAATAATTACTGAAGCTTTGATCAATTATTGCAGTGGTTTTATTTACTCAACGGCTCCGCCGCCCTCAATAGTCGGCTCGATTGAAGCTGCCCTCGATTTGATTCCGGATATGGAGAAAGAACGAAGGTATTTACACGAATTGTCGAAATTTTTTCATCAAAAACTAAAAGAGAATAGTTTTGAGACAAGTGAAAATCCCTCTCATATTCTTCCAATTATCGAAGGGGAGGATAAAGCAGTTCTCAAAAAAAGCGACGAATTAAAGGCAGCAGGCATGATTGTTACGGCCATTCGCCCTCCAACAGTACCGGAAAACAGGTCCAGATTTAGAATCTCACTAACAACTGCACATCGCAAAGAAGATTGCAACAAATTATTGGAGCTGTTATCAAACTCATGA
- the bioA gene encoding adenosylmethionine--8-amino-7-oxononanoate transaminase, whose translation MNPHIWHPFTIQKNSPEPKKVVSGEGIWLELDDGTRIVDCISSWWVNIHGHTNPVITEAIHEQAKKLEHVIFANFTHDPAEKIADVVTNMLPGKLNKVFFSDNGSTAVEVAIKTAVQYWQNLGKTRNKIIAFEGAYHGDTFGAMSAGARTIFSEVFENMLFEVDFVDYPHTWEGDENIAEKEDRVIEEIEKLLVENPDEYAAIIIEPLIQGAGGMRICREEFLQRLHWVNRQFETLLIFDEVMTGFGRTGKNFASIRSQVEPDIICLAKGLTGGFLPLSITVSSDAVYETFYSEDPHKTFWHGHSYTANPLGCAAAIASMEILAESQERIHKMESEHHTHLADLRELPIIENVRVKGTISAFDLTTKEEGGYLNSIAQEIKTKSHDYGLLIRPLGNTVYLMPPYCITEEELGWVYRQLKSLIEDVY comes from the coding sequence ATGAATCCACACATTTGGCACCCCTTTACCATTCAGAAAAATAGTCCGGAGCCTAAAAAAGTTGTTTCAGGCGAGGGTATTTGGCTGGAGCTTGACGATGGAACGAGAATTGTTGATTGTATCTCAAGTTGGTGGGTAAATATTCACGGTCACACCAATCCGGTTATAACAGAGGCAATACATGAACAGGCAAAAAAATTAGAGCATGTCATCTTTGCCAATTTCACTCACGATCCGGCCGAAAAGATTGCTGATGTGGTTACAAATATGTTGCCGGGTAAACTCAACAAGGTATTCTTTTCAGACAACGGTTCGACTGCAGTTGAGGTTGCCATAAAAACGGCCGTTCAGTACTGGCAGAATCTTGGAAAAACGCGAAACAAAATAATTGCTTTTGAAGGAGCATACCACGGAGATACGTTTGGAGCGATGTCTGCCGGAGCCCGCACAATCTTCAGTGAAGTTTTTGAAAATATGTTGTTTGAAGTGGACTTCGTGGATTACCCGCATACATGGGAAGGCGATGAAAATATTGCTGAAAAAGAGGACCGGGTTATTGAGGAGATTGAAAAACTACTTGTTGAAAACCCCGATGAATATGCCGCTATTATCATCGAGCCACTTATCCAGGGAGCGGGAGGGATGCGCATCTGCCGTGAAGAGTTTTTACAGCGGCTCCACTGGGTGAACCGCCAGTTTGAAACACTTTTGATTTTTGATGAGGTGATGACCGGATTTGGGCGAACCGGGAAAAATTTTGCTTCTATACGATCGCAGGTTGAGCCAGATATTATATGCCTTGCCAAGGGATTAACAGGCGGTTTCCTCCCTCTTTCAATTACCGTGAGTAGTGATGCCGTGTATGAAACGTTTTATTCAGAGGATCCTCACAAAACATTCTGGCACGGACACAGTTATACGGCAAATCCACTTGGTTGTGCGGCAGCTATAGCTTCAATGGAGATCCTGGCTGAATCGCAGGAACGAATTCACAAAATGGAGTCAGAACATCACACTCACCTGGCTGACCTAAGAGAACTGCCGATCATTGAAAATGTTCGGGTTAAAGGTACAATTTCTGCATTTGATCTTACTACTAAAGAGGAGGGTGGATACCTGAATTCAATTGCACAGGAGATTAAAACAAAGAGTCATGACTATGGCCTGTTAATTCGTCCGCTCGGAAATACGGTTTATTTGATGCCGCCCTACTGTATTACTGAGGAGGAACTTGGCTGGGTATACCGGCAGCTTAAATCATTGATTGAGGATGTTTATTGA